From a region of the Danio aesculapii chromosome 4, fDanAes4.1, whole genome shotgun sequence genome:
- the LOC130222043 gene encoding LOW QUALITY PROTEIN: NACHT, LRR and PYD domains-containing protein 12-like (The sequence of the model RefSeq protein was modified relative to this genomic sequence to represent the inferred CDS: inserted 1 base in 1 codon), with amino-acid sequence MANVKQLLKNSLDELVEDELKDFQWYLTNDHRDFSKAEMENADRRKTVDKMVSCXGPERAVKITVDTLRKIKQNDLADQMENTHKQGAAPENCKSSPLDYTNTSHELKDKLKEEYEQILIGNSQTGCQKCLDDIYTDLYVVENEIGGRENDHEVIQMQLKHNQQTAKDKPIKCNDMFKVQPDKDRKNRRVLTLGIAGVGKTVSVNKFILDWAEGKDNQEILFIFPLPFRRLNLIKEEKYSLIGLLNKYFFSRPGGLISLPEEQGKVMFIFDGLDEYRFQLNFKEDDGFTDVDKEMTVSEIITHLLKRQLLRSSLIWITSRPAAASLIPQNYIDQVTEVRGFNDEQKEQYFIKNSSPGVAGNIIGHIKKSRSLYIMCHIPVFCWISLTVLQRLLGQKSNEKTPTTLTEMYINFLLSQKQQMKEKYSNDSEPEANARSFDDIVLKLGELAFKQLEEGQLIFYKTDLEKCGLDVKEGSVFSGLCTRMFQEENPFSGEQVYSFVHLSVQEFIAALYVFFTYKDKKANPFLDSRKNELTRKLSTKTLFQLHKDAVKKTLQSKNGHLDLFLRFLLGLSLESNQSNLKQLLPGLMLKTDKIKDTTDYIKKKIEKTKSAERTINLFHCLNELKDDFVEELQKSLSSGNLTAQDLSSAQWSGLMFVLLMSEETQEKFELQKYRRSDEALMRLIPVVKNTSRALLQGCNLTVRCCESLSSALQSSNCVLRELDLSNNDLQDSGVKLLSDGLKSQHCKLETLRLSGCMVTEEGCGFLSSALSSNPSHLRELDLSYNHPGDSGVKLLSEQLEDPNYTLDKLNLDHGGETRITAGPCKYACLLTLDPNTANTELILSEENREVKRVREKQPYPDHPDRFDVHPQVLCRESVCGRCYWEIDWSGGVVEISVLYKSIRRNGNGVECVFGCNAQSWSLRCDSSSFTFKHNNIHTGLPVKPLSRRIGVFVDHSAGTLIFYNIYRDTMRVIHSVQTTFTEPLWPGFMVYSGSSVKLC; translated from the exons ATGGCGAATGTTAAACAGCTGCTCAAGAACTCACTGGATGAACTGGTAGAAGATGAACTAAAGGACTTTCAGTGGTATTTAACAAATGACCATAGAGATTTTTCAAAAGCTGAAATGGAGAATGCAGACAGGCGGAAGACAGTGGATAAGATGGTGTCAT TTGGACCAGAAAGAGCTGTGAAGATCACAGTGGACACACTAAGAAAAATAAAGCAGAATGACTTGGCTGATCAGATGGAGAATACACATAAGCAAG GTGCAGCTCCAGAGAACTGTAAATCTTCTCCTCTTGATTACACAAACACCAGCCATGAACTAAAGGACAAATTAAAGGAGGAATATGAGCAGATATTAATTGGTAATTCACAGACGGGTTGTCAGAAGTGCCTGGATGATATTTACACTGATCTATATGTGGTGGAGAACGAGATTGGAGGAAGAGAGAATGACCATGAGGTGATACAGATGCAGTTAAAACACAACCAACAGACAGCCAAGGATAAACCAATCAAGTGTAATGACATGTTTAAAGTTCAGCCTGACAAAGATCGAAAAAACAGAAGAGTCCTGACACTGGGGATCGCAGGAGTGGGAAAGACTGTGTCTGTCAACAAATTCATCCTTGACTGGGCTGAAGGAAAAGACAATCAGGAAATACTCTTCATATTTCCACTGCCGTTCCGTAGACTGAATCTGATTAAAGAAGAAAAGTACAGTCTCATAGGTCTGCTTAACAAGTACTTCTTTAGTAGACCTGGAGGACTGATCTCTCTTCCTGAAGAACAAGGTAAGGTCATGTTTATCTTTGATGGACTGGATGAATACCGCTTTCAATTGAACTTTAAGGAGGATGATGGATTTACAGATGTTGATAAGGAAATGACAGTGAGTGAGATAATAACACATCTCTTAAAGAGACAGCTGCTACGCTCTTCCCTCATCTGGATTACATCCAGACCAGCAGCAGCTAGTCTGATACCCCAAAACTACATTGATCAGGTGACAGAGGTGCGAGGATTCAATGATGAGCAGAAGGAGCAGTACTTCATCAAAAACAGCAGTCCTGGGGTTGCTGGAAACATCATCGGCCACATCAAGAAATCTAGGAGTCTGTATATTATGTGCCACATCcccgtcttctgctggatctctCTCACTGTTCTTCAGCGTTTGCTGGGTCAAAAGAGCAATGAAAAAACACCCACAACTCTCACAGAGATGTACATCAACTTCTTACTGTCTCAAAagcaacagatgaaagaaaaatACAGCAATGATTCTGAACCTGAAGCCAATGCCAGGTCTTTTGATGACATTGTTCTGAAGCTTGGGGAACTGGCCTTTAAACAGCTGGAGGAAGGACAACTGATATTCTACAAAACAGATCTGGAGAAGTGTGGCCTAGATGTCAAGGAAGGGTCTGTGTTCTCTGGATTATGTACTCGAATGTTTCAGGAGGAAAACCCCTTTTCAGGGGAACAGGTTTACAGTTTTGTACATCTCAGCGTTCAGGAGTTCATTGCTGCTCTCTATgtgtttttcacttacaaagacAAGAAAGCAAATCCATTTCTTGATTCCAGGAAAAATGAACTGACACGGAAACTGTCTACAAAGACCCTGTTTCAACTTCATAAGGATGCAGTCAAGAAGACTTTACAAAGCAAGAACGGACACCTGGACCTTTTCCTCCGGTTCCTGCTGGGTCTCTCACTGGAGTCTAATCAGAGTAACCTGAAGCAGCTCCTGCCAGGACTGATGCTTAAAACTGACAAGATCAAagacacgactgactatattaaaaagaaaatagagAAGACGAAATCAGCAGAGAGGACCATCAACCTCTTccactgtctgaatgaactgaaggATGACTTTGTGGAGGAACTCCAGAAGAGTCTGAGCTCAGGAAATCTTACAGCACAGGATCTGTCCTCTGCTCAGTGGTCGGGTCTGATGTTCGTGCTCCTGATGTCAGAAGAGACTCAAGAGAAGTTTGAACTGCAGAAATACAGAAGGTCTGATGAAGCACTGATGAGGCTGATACCAGTGGTCAAAAACACTAGTAGAGCACT gctacagggctgtaatctcactgttcggtgctgtgagagtttgtcttcagctctacaatcctcaaactgtgtcctgagagaactggacctgagtaacaatgacctgcaggattcaggagtgaagcttctctctgatggactgaagagtcaacactgtaaactggagacactgag attgtctggctgtatggtgacagaggaaggctgtggttttctgtcttcagctctgagttcaaacccctcacacctgagagagctggatctgagctacaatcatccaggagattcaggagtcaagctgctctctgaacaactggaggatccaaactacacactggacaaactcaa tctggatcatggaggagagacgaggattacagcaggaccatgcaaat atgcctgtcttctcacactggatccaaacacagcaaacACTGAACTCAtcctgtctgaggagaacagagaggtgaagcgtgtgagagagaaacagccgtatcctgatcatccagaccgATTTGATGTTCATCCTCAGGttttgtgcagagagagtgtgtgtggacgctgttactgggagattgaCTGGAGTGGAGGTGTTGTGGAAATATCAGTGTtatataagagcatcaggaggaatGGAAATggtgttgagtgtgtgtttggatgtaatgctcagtcctggagtttgcgCTGTGATTCCTCCAGTTTCACATTCAAACACAATAACATACACACTGGTCTCCCAGTAAAGCcgctcagcaggagaataggagtgtttgtggatcacagtgcaggaactctgatcttctacaacatctatagagacacaatgagggtcatccactcagtccagaccacattcactgagccgctctggcctgggtttaTGGTTTAttctggatcatcagtgaaactgtgCTAA